The genomic window ACTCTTAGAAGGTCTTGATGAAGATTTGGTAGCACTTGAAAAATCACCAAAAGATACAGACCTGTTAAATAAAGTTTTTAGAGCTTTTCACACAATAAAAGGTTCTTCAAGCTTTTTAGGTTTTGATAAGATGACCCAGCTTACACACAAGCTTGAAGATTTATTAAATTCTCTTAGACGCTTTGAGCTGGAATTAACCCCATCAATTATGGATGCAATACTAATGAGTGTTGACAAACTTAAGATAATGCTTGAAGCGATAAAACAAAACCAGTCAATAGATGATATAGATGTAGAACAAGAAATACAAAAACTACTAAAAGTCCAAAATAAGCCAGACCAAATAAATACAATAGACTATGAAGAAAAACTTATTGAAGAACCTCCACAAACTCAAGTATCTAAAGAACTTCAAGAACAAGTGCAAGAATCTGTTATTGAAGGCGAAAATGATATAATTAAACTTCAAATAGAAGAGATTCAAGAAGAACCGGTGCCAGCCAAAAAAACTAATTTAACTGATGAAGAACTCAATGCTGAAATTCAAAAACTTTTAGAACAAAGGATAAAAGAAGATAAAGAGCGAAGAAAAGCTAAACAGCAAAACAATAAAACTCAAGAAACACAAGATGATCAATCTCAAATGCAGCCTGAAGAAATTGGTGTTCAAAACTTAAAACAAAATAAAGCTGATGAAGTTGAATTCCAAAAGGTTGCATCAAACAAAGAACCTCAGGATAAAGACAAATCAAAGCAGGATCTTGATAAACAAACCATAAGAGTAGATGTTAAAAAATTAGATGATTTGATGGATTTGGCAGGTGAGCTGGTTTTAGCAAAAAATAGGCTTGTAAGGCTTGCAAATATAGTTTCAGAGCAAAATCAAAGCGATGATATTGCAGATAGTCTTTCAAATATTTCATCTCAAATAACGCTTGTTACAACTGATTTGCAAATGGCTATAATGAAAACCAGAATGGTGGAGATTGGTAAAGTTTTCAATAAATTTCCAAGAGTTGTAAGGGATATTTGCAGGGATTTAAATAAAGAAGTAAATCTTATTATAGAAGGTGCCGAAACAGAACTTGACAAAAGTATTGTAGAAGAAATAAATGAACCATTTATTCATCTAATTAGAAATGCGATTGACCACGGTATAGAACCACCAAATGAGCGAATTCAAAAAGGCAAAAACAAAATTGGAACTTTAAAGCTAACAGCCTCTCAGGAAGGAAATCACATAGTAATTAGTGTAGAAGATGATGGCAAAGGTATGGATAAAGAAAAAATTAAGCAAAAAGCCATAGAAAATGGTATTATTTCAGCCCAAGAAGCATCTTTAATGACTGAAAACGATATATTTAATCTCGTTTTCTTACCAGGCTTTTCTACTGCAAGTCAAGTTTCTAATATTTCTGGCCGTGGGGTTGGTATGGATGTTGTAAAAACAAACATTGAAAAACTAAACGGCATTATAACAATTAAATCACAGCTAAATATTGGTACAAAAATAATTATAAAAATACCTTTAACATTGG from Desulfurella sp. includes these protein-coding regions:
- a CDS encoding chemotaxis protein CheA, producing MSSFNEMDEILRDFVVETEELLEGLDEDLVALEKSPKDTDLLNKVFRAFHTIKGSSSFLGFDKMTQLTHKLEDLLNSLRRFELELTPSIMDAILMSVDKLKIMLEAIKQNQSIDDIDVEQEIQKLLKVQNKPDQINTIDYEEKLIEEPPQTQVSKELQEQVQESVIEGENDIIKLQIEEIQEEPVPAKKTNLTDEELNAEIQKLLEQRIKEDKERRKAKQQNNKTQETQDDQSQMQPEEIGVQNLKQNKADEVEFQKVASNKEPQDKDKSKQDLDKQTIRVDVKKLDDLMDLAGELVLAKNRLVRLANIVSEQNQSDDIADSLSNISSQITLVTTDLQMAIMKTRMVEIGKVFNKFPRVVRDICRDLNKEVNLIIEGAETELDKSIVEEINEPFIHLIRNAIDHGIEPPNERIQKGKNKIGTLKLTASQEGNHIVISVEDDGKGMDKEKIKQKAIENGIISAQEASLMTENDIFNLVFLPGFSTASQVSNISGRGVGMDVVKTNIEKLNGIITIKSQLNIGTKIIIKIPLTLAIIQSLLVKVTGSLFAIPLANVIETVRIALSDIEHVQNKDVLRLRGSIVPLVYLGDILKISQDKKTLSKDEIYVVIVSSAEKQLGLVVDALVNQEEVVIKPLGNYLGKVKSIAGATIMGDGSVALILDVVSIVKQASKLSVNIASHTADQKEFAHNALVLSNKANFEELMFIKENFADYNILFSDNIASLYSHPSSIVFLDLSMPNAIDLINDIRELPATKKSYIVGLSEDLQSDKSRFEDTSLNALIGLNQKSNIENIKKLLNKKINPAKKGV